The following coding sequences lie in one Melopsittacus undulatus isolate bMelUnd1 chromosome 9, bMelUnd1.mat.Z, whole genome shotgun sequence genomic window:
- the SELENOK gene encoding selenoprotein K isoform X2, which produces MVYISNGQVLDNRSRAPWRLSSITDFFWSIADFVVLFFQSIIHPDLRRRGYTSSSYSGNNDGRGPPSLPRRRMGQINHWAGGPSPPPMAGGGUGR; this is translated from the exons ATGGTGTACATCTCTAACG GACAAGTTTTAGATAACCGGAGCCGGGCTCCTTGGCGACTGTCATCTATAACAGATTTCTTCTGGTCTATAGCAGATTTTGTGGTTCTCTT tttccagaGCATTATTCATCCAGATTTGAGAAGAAGAGGCTACACATCATCCTCCTATTCAGGAAACAATGATGGCAGAGG gcCTCCATCACTTCCTCGCCGTAGGATGGGTCAGATAAATCATTGGGCTGGAGGCCCCAGTCCACCACCAATGGCTGGAGGTGGATGAGGAAGGTAA
- the SELENOK gene encoding selenoprotein K isoform X1 — MVYISNGQVLDNRSRAPWRLSSITDFFWSIADFVVLFFQSIIHPDLRRRGYTSSSYSGNNDGRGPPSLPRRRMGQINHWAGGPSPPPMAGGGUGR; from the exons ATGGTGTACATCTCTAACG GACAAGTTTTAGATAACCGGAGCCGGGCTCCTTGGCGACTGTCATCTATAACAGATTTCTTCTGGTCTATAGCAGATTTTGTGGTTCTCTT tttccagaGCATTATTCATCCAGATTTGAGAAGAAGAGGCTACACATCATCCTCCTATTCAGGAAACAATGATGGCAGAGG gcCTCCATCACTTCCTCGCCGTAGGATGGGTCAGATAAATCATTGGGCTGGAGGCCCCAGTCCACCACCAATGGCTGGAGGTGGATGAGGAAG GTAA